One window from the genome of Candidatus Eisenbacteria bacterium encodes:
- a CDS encoding PQQ-dependent sugar dehydrogenase, protein MPRLATLLVLTAFALVPCACAAPPSAETWTAVNGLRATVVAQGLEAPLFLTAPAGDPRLFVVEQPGRIRIVKSGRLLPVPFLDVSGRISAGGERGLLGLAFHPDYAKNGFFFVNFTDRNGDTHVERFHVGDHPDRADPASARLVLQVEQPFANHNGGMIAFAPDGMLWVGMGDGGSGGDPHGNGQNRRALLGKMLRLDVDRAAPYAIPPDNPYADGRDGRPEIWASGVRNPWRFSFDPRSHLVYIADVGQNQWEEVDVADARTPGLDYGWNLREGLHPYGSSRAEAVRFTDPVVEYGHGEGCSVTGGYVYRGRALGRHLQGTYFFSDYCSGWLRSFRWDGARATERRQWRVGDLGNVTSFGEDSAGELYLTSSNGRLYRLDPAR, encoded by the coding sequence ATGCCCCGCCTTGCGACGCTGCTCGTCCTGACCGCCTTCGCGCTCGTTCCATGCGCCTGCGCCGCTCCGCCTTCGGCCGAGACCTGGACCGCCGTGAACGGCCTGCGCGCCACCGTCGTCGCCCAGGGCCTCGAGGCGCCGCTGTTCCTGACCGCGCCCGCGGGCGACCCGCGGCTGTTCGTGGTCGAACAACCCGGCCGCATCCGGATCGTGAAGTCGGGACGCCTGCTTCCCGTCCCGTTCCTCGATGTTTCCGGCCGCATTTCGGCCGGCGGCGAACGCGGGCTGCTCGGACTCGCCTTTCATCCGGACTACGCGAAGAACGGATTCTTCTTCGTCAACTTCACCGACCGCAATGGCGACACGCACGTCGAGCGCTTCCACGTGGGCGACCATCCCGACCGCGCCGATCCGGCCAGCGCGCGGCTGGTGCTCCAGGTCGAGCAGCCGTTCGCGAACCACAACGGCGGGATGATCGCCTTCGCGCCGGACGGCATGCTGTGGGTCGGGATGGGCGACGGCGGCTCCGGGGGTGACCCGCACGGCAACGGCCAGAACCGGCGCGCGCTGCTCGGCAAGATGCTTCGCCTCGACGTGGACCGCGCGGCCCCGTACGCGATCCCGCCCGACAATCCGTACGCCGACGGCCGCGACGGCCGGCCCGAGATCTGGGCCTCGGGAGTGCGCAATCCGTGGCGGTTCTCGTTCGATCCCCGCTCCCACCTCGTGTACATCGCCGATGTCGGCCAGAACCAGTGGGAGGAAGTGGACGTGGCCGACGCGCGCACCCCCGGTCTCGACTACGGCTGGAACCTGCGCGAGGGCCTGCATCCCTACGGATCGTCTCGCGCCGAAGCCGTCCGGTTCACCGATCCCGTCGTGGAGTACGGCCACGGCGAGGGGTGCAGCGTGACCGGCGGCTACGTCTATCGCGGCCGCGCGCTGGGCCGGCACCTGCAGGGCACGTACTTCTTCTCGGACTACTGCTCGGGCTGGCTGCGCTCGTTCCGCTGGGACGGCGCCCGCGCGACGGAGCGGCGGCAATGGCGGGTCGGCGACCTCGGCAACGTGACCAGCTTCGGCGAGGACTCCGCCGGCGAGCTCTACCTGACCAGCTCGAACGGGCGCCTTTACCGGCTCGACCCCGCGCGCTGA
- the aceA gene encoding isocitrate lyase: protein MSKPRAAAEIRASWSSEARWQGVHRNHTADDVARLRGSLHIEHTLARAGAERLWRLMSRQPPVRALGALTGNMAVQQVAAGLQAIYLSGWQVAADANTAGQMYPDQSLYPVDSVPSVVRRINAALGRADQIAHLEGNPSGTHWFAPIVADAEAGFGGDLNAYELMKAMIEAGAAGVHFEDQLASAKKCGHLGGKVLVPTREFVQKLGAARLAADVLDVPTVLVARTDAHSATLITSDVDERDHEFLIRERTVEGFWRFRSGLPAAIARGRAYAQVADVLWCETSTPDLAEAREFAEGIHREHPGKLLAYNCSPSFNWSGKLDAATIAKFQRELGAMGYAFQFVTLAGFHALNLSMFELASGYRDEAMSAYAKLQNREFDLQKQAGYGGVTHQKFVGTGWFDALQEVISGGRSATTALGGSTEKQQF from the coding sequence ATGAGCAAGCCGAGAGCCGCCGCCGAGATCCGCGCCTCCTGGAGCAGCGAGGCGCGCTGGCAGGGAGTGCACCGCAACCACACCGCCGACGACGTCGCCCGGCTGCGCGGTTCGCTGCACATCGAGCACACGCTGGCGCGCGCGGGCGCCGAGCGTCTCTGGCGCCTGATGTCCAGGCAGCCGCCCGTGCGCGCGCTCGGCGCGCTCACCGGCAACATGGCCGTCCAGCAGGTCGCGGCCGGGCTGCAGGCCATTTACCTCTCGGGCTGGCAGGTCGCGGCCGACGCGAACACCGCGGGGCAAATGTACCCGGACCAGAGCCTTTACCCGGTGGACTCGGTGCCCAGCGTCGTGCGGCGGATCAACGCGGCGCTCGGCCGCGCCGACCAGATCGCGCACCTCGAGGGCAACCCCTCGGGCACCCACTGGTTCGCGCCCATCGTCGCCGACGCCGAGGCCGGTTTCGGCGGCGACCTGAACGCCTACGAGCTGATGAAGGCGATGATCGAAGCCGGCGCGGCCGGCGTCCATTTCGAGGACCAGCTCGCCTCGGCCAAGAAGTGCGGCCACCTGGGCGGCAAGGTGCTCGTGCCGACGCGCGAGTTCGTGCAGAAGCTGGGCGCCGCGCGGCTCGCGGCCGACGTGCTCGACGTTCCGACGGTGCTCGTCGCGCGCACCGACGCGCACAGCGCGACGCTGATCACGTCGGACGTGGACGAACGCGATCACGAGTTCCTGATCCGCGAACGCACCGTCGAGGGCTTCTGGCGCTTCCGCAGCGGCCTGCCCGCCGCCATCGCCCGCGGACGCGCGTACGCGCAGGTCGCCGACGTCCTGTGGTGCGAGACCTCGACGCCCGACCTCGCCGAGGCGCGGGAGTTCGCCGAGGGGATCCACCGCGAGCACCCCGGCAAGCTGCTCGCCTACAACTGCTCGCCGTCCTTCAACTGGTCGGGAAAGCTCGACGCGGCGACGATCGCGAAGTTCCAGCGCGAGCTGGGGGCGATGGGCTACGCGTTCCAGTTCGTCACGCTCGCGGGCTTCCACGCGCTCAACCTGTCCATGTTCGAGCTGGCGAGCGGCTATCGCGACGAGGCGATGTCCGCCTACGCGAAGCTGCAGAACCGCGAGTTCGACCTCCAGAAGCAGGCGGGCTACGGCGGCGTGACGCACCAGAAGTTCGTCGGCACCGGCTGGTTCGACGCGCTGCAGGAGGTCATCTCCGGCGGCAGGAGCGCCACCACCGCGCTCGGCGGCAGCACCGAGAAGCAGCAGTTCTAG
- a CDS encoding malate synthase A: protein MTDSRAPRMNTAPAGFRAERDLPAGFAAFFARLHAELSPRQQRLAAARRDRLAAAHTRGVLPDHLPPSQATTGPWRIELPAWCADQRNQMTGPADDAALVVKMLNSGAPGVMLDLEDSMANDWSHLMTGIANIRAALEGTLTYDDARRGRAVGIEPSGVAIWNRVRGLHLSQAGVTADGSVASASLFDLALVAWNAAPEKLRHPLAIYIPKSESAEEAGWWRDAFQMVAEARGWPRTTLRCMALVESHPLAYQMEEFLHELREHIVGLNLGRWDYMASLIHWNFENPAWVLPDRNTIPHDVPFFQRLRHLLVDVCHRRGALAIGGMTALYPSRVDAELNARALAVLEQDKRNEAACLMDGAWTGHPDQNAIAVAQFPGPNQIERRPPDVERYPDLRPVPAGVGRHSLEGTRAAARTVIRYRNGVLNGNGASLLDGYMEDLATDRIYRLMLAQRLRHRDVVRIPGPDGAPVVHDEALLARCLDEALGKLVADLPLARDVGTAETLGEARRRSEAMILNGWFDPA, encoded by the coding sequence GTGACCGATTCGCGCGCCCCGCGCATGAACACCGCGCCCGCTGGATTCCGCGCCGAGCGGGACCTGCCCGCGGGCTTCGCGGCGTTCTTCGCCAGGCTGCACGCCGAACTCAGCCCGCGCCAGCAGCGGCTCGCCGCCGCGCGACGCGACCGCCTTGCCGCCGCGCACACCCGCGGCGTTCTGCCCGACCACCTGCCGCCTTCGCAGGCGACCACCGGGCCGTGGCGCATCGAGCTGCCCGCCTGGTGCGCCGACCAGCGCAACCAGATGACCGGACCGGCCGACGACGCCGCGCTGGTGGTCAAGATGCTCAACTCCGGAGCCCCGGGCGTGATGCTCGATCTCGAGGACTCCATGGCGAACGACTGGTCCCATCTCATGACCGGCATCGCCAACATCCGCGCCGCCCTCGAAGGGACGCTCACCTACGACGACGCCAGGCGCGGCCGGGCGGTCGGCATCGAGCCGAGCGGCGTCGCCATCTGGAACCGCGTCCGCGGCCTGCACCTCTCGCAGGCCGGGGTCACCGCCGACGGTTCGGTCGCGAGCGCCTCGCTGTTCGACCTCGCGCTCGTCGCCTGGAACGCGGCGCCCGAGAAGCTTCGCCATCCGCTCGCGATCTACATCCCCAAATCCGAGTCGGCCGAGGAGGCCGGCTGGTGGCGCGACGCGTTCCAGATGGTGGCCGAGGCGCGCGGCTGGCCGCGTACGACCCTCCGCTGCATGGCGCTCGTCGAGTCCCACCCGCTCGCCTACCAGATGGAGGAGTTCCTCCACGAGCTGCGGGAGCACATCGTCGGGCTGAACCTCGGGCGCTGGGACTACATGGCGAGCCTCATCCACTGGAACTTCGAGAACCCGGCGTGGGTGCTGCCCGACCGCAACACGATTCCGCACGACGTGCCGTTCTTCCAGCGGCTCCGGCACCTGCTGGTGGACGTCTGCCACCGTCGCGGGGCGCTCGCGATCGGCGGCATGACCGCGCTCTACCCGAGCCGCGTGGACGCGGAGCTCAACGCGCGCGCGCTGGCGGTGCTCGAGCAGGACAAGCGGAACGAGGCCGCGTGCCTGATGGACGGCGCATGGACGGGCCACCCCGACCAGAACGCCATCGCGGTCGCGCAGTTCCCGGGACCGAACCAGATCGAACGCCGGCCGCCGGACGTGGAGCGCTACCCGGACCTGAGGCCCGTCCCCGCGGGCGTCGGGCGCCACTCGCTGGAAGGCACGCGGGCCGCTGCCCGCACGGTGATTCGCTATCGCAACGGCGTCCTGAACGGCAACGGCGCGAGCCTGCTGGACGGCTACATGGAGGACCTCGCGACCGACCGCATTTACCGGCTGATGCTCGCCCAGCGCCTGCGCCATCGGGACGTCGTGCGGATTCCGGGCCCCGACGGCGCGCCCGTCGTTCACGACGAAGCCCTGCTGGCGCGCTGCCTCGACGAGGCGCTCGGGAAACTGGTCGCCGACTTGCCCCTCGCGCGCGACGTCGGAACGGCCGAAACCCTGGGCGAAGCACGCCGCCGCAGCGAAGCCATGATCCTCAACGGCTGGTTCGACCCCGCCTGA
- a CDS encoding DUF2891 domain-containing protein encodes MTPDLARLPGATLAPFAGMMLEAIVREYPYHSLVLLAGDADVAAPRAATPAFSTCFDWHSAVHTHWGLARALRAAPAAPWATRARAALEASLTPRRLAVEHAFLTAPGREGFERPYGLAWLLQLCAELRAWPDADARRWAGALAALEHVAASRLTAWAERLPWPVRSGEHSQSAFALGLALDWSRDAGEPRARARLAEQVERLYLADHDAPVGWEPSGHDFLSPLLGEADLLRRVLARQEFGRWLGAFLPANDPAALGRWLAPVASPDRADGKFAHLDGLNLTRAWMLEGIVSALDGAHPLHGVLHAAAGRHREAGLAGALSPHWAGSHWLGSFAVYLLTLRGLE; translated from the coding sequence ATGACGCCCGATCTCGCGCGCCTGCCCGGCGCGACGCTCGCGCCTTTCGCGGGGATGATGCTCGAGGCCATCGTCCGCGAGTATCCCTATCATTCGCTCGTGCTGCTCGCCGGCGACGCGGATGTCGCGGCGCCGCGCGCGGCGACGCCCGCCTTCTCGACCTGCTTCGACTGGCATTCGGCCGTGCACACGCACTGGGGCCTCGCGCGCGCGCTGCGCGCCGCGCCCGCGGCGCCGTGGGCGACGCGCGCGCGAGCGGCGCTCGAGGCGAGCCTGACTCCGCGGCGCCTCGCGGTGGAGCATGCGTTCCTGACCGCCCCGGGGCGGGAGGGCTTCGAGCGGCCGTACGGACTCGCCTGGCTGCTGCAGTTGTGCGCCGAACTGCGCGCCTGGCCCGACGCCGACGCGCGCCGCTGGGCGGGCGCGCTCGCGGCGCTGGAGCATGTGGCCGCGTCCCGGCTGACGGCATGGGCGGAGAGGCTCCCCTGGCCGGTGCGTTCGGGCGAGCACTCGCAGAGCGCCTTCGCGCTCGGGCTCGCGCTGGACTGGTCGCGCGATGCGGGCGAACCGCGGGCACGCGCCCGTCTGGCGGAGCAGGTGGAGCGCCTCTACCTCGCGGATCACGACGCGCCGGTCGGCTGGGAGCCCTCGGGGCACGACTTTCTTTCGCCGCTGCTCGGCGAAGCGGATCTCCTGCGGCGGGTGCTCGCCCGCCAGGAGTTCGGCCGTTGGCTCGGCGCGTTCCTGCCCGCGAACGACCCGGCCGCGCTCGGGCGCTGGCTCGCTCCGGTGGCCTCGCCCGACCGCGCGGACGGCAAGTTCGCGCACCTGGACGGGCTCAACCTGACGCGCGCCTGGATGCTCGAGGGAATCGTCTCGGCACTGGACGGCGCGCATCCGCTCCACGGAGTGCTTCACGCGGCGGCCGGACGGCACCGCGAGGCCGGGCTCGCGGGCGCGCTCTCGCCGCACTGGGCGGGATCACACTGGCTCGGCAGTTTCGCGGTCTACCTGCTCACGCTGCGCGGGTTGGAGTGA
- the pip gene encoding prolyl aminopeptidase, protein MNAPLKDPVSWMYPPLEPRLTGRLRVSDVHELYWEESGNPAGKPVVFLHGGPGGGTDARQRRFFHPGRYRIVLFDQRGCGRSTPHASLEGNTTWDLVADIERLREHLGIPRWQVFGGSWGSTLALAYAQKHPDRVTELVLRGIFLLRRREIEWFYQHGASILFPDAWEPYRDHIPEAERHDFLSAYHRRLLSDDPPTRLAAARRWSVWEGSTSKLLPDPAMAAHYDEDAVALAMARIECHYFVNRGFLDADDQLLRDVGRIRHVPATIVQGRYDVVCPIDSAWALHRAWPEADFVISADSGHSAYEPGNSRALVAATDRYADR, encoded by the coding sequence ATGAACGCACCGTTGAAGGATCCGGTCAGCTGGATGTATCCGCCTCTCGAGCCGCGCCTCACCGGACGGCTCAGGGTTTCGGACGTGCACGAGCTCTACTGGGAGGAAAGCGGGAACCCCGCGGGCAAACCGGTGGTGTTCCTGCACGGCGGTCCCGGCGGTGGTACGGACGCCCGGCAGCGGCGGTTCTTCCATCCGGGTCGCTACCGCATCGTGCTTTTCGATCAGCGCGGCTGCGGCCGGAGCACGCCGCACGCGAGCCTCGAAGGCAACACGACGTGGGATCTCGTCGCCGACATCGAACGACTGCGCGAACATCTCGGCATCCCGCGCTGGCAGGTCTTCGGCGGAAGCTGGGGATCGACGCTGGCGCTCGCGTACGCGCAGAAGCATCCCGATCGGGTCACCGAGCTGGTGCTGCGCGGGATCTTCCTGCTGCGCCGGAGGGAGATCGAGTGGTTCTACCAGCACGGCGCCTCGATCCTCTTTCCCGACGCGTGGGAACCGTACCGCGACCACATTCCCGAGGCCGAGCGGCACGATTTCCTGTCGGCCTATCATCGCCGGCTGCTCAGCGACGACCCGCCGACGCGGCTCGCGGCGGCGCGGCGCTGGAGCGTCTGGGAGGGGAGCACCTCGAAGCTGCTTCCGGATCCCGCGATGGCCGCGCACTACGACGAGGATGCGGTGGCGCTCGCCATGGCGCGCATCGAGTGCCACTACTTCGTGAACCGCGGCTTCCTCGACGCCGACGACCAGCTGCTGCGCGACGTCGGGCGGATCCGGCACGTTCCCGCGACGATCGTGCAGGGGCGCTACGACGTCGTCTGCCCGATCGACAGCGCCTGGGCGCTGCACCGCGCCTGGCCGGAAGCGGACTTCGTGATCTCGGCCGACAGCGGGCACAGCGCGTACGAGCCCGGCAACAGCCGGGCGCTGGTCGCCGCCACGGACCGTTACGCCGATCGGTGA
- a CDS encoding 4a-hydroxytetrahydrobiopterin dehydratase, giving the protein MPVPKLTPEQIEQELAGLPQWRFEAGRIEREYRFRDFVEAFAFMTAAALRIQEMDHHPEWSNVYGTVRVGLVTHDAGGVSARDIELARKLEALASRWPRP; this is encoded by the coding sequence ATGCCGGTCCCGAAGCTCACGCCGGAGCAGATCGAACAGGAACTCGCCGGCCTGCCGCAGTGGCGATTCGAAGCCGGGCGCATCGAGCGTGAGTATCGCTTCCGCGACTTCGTCGAGGCGTTCGCGTTCATGACCGCGGCGGCGCTGCGCATCCAGGAGATGGATCACCATCCCGAGTGGTCGAACGTCTACGGCACCGTGCGGGTCGGCCTCGTGACGCACGACGCCGGCGGCGTCAGCGCGCGCGACATCGAGCTGGCCCGCAAGCTGGAAGCGCTCGCGTCCCGCTGGCCCAGGCCCTGA
- a CDS encoding porin family protein produces the protein MRSTKFPLVAALSLVTLLAGSSYAAGFSAGIGAGIHKFTGDAGEGIKTGIVVQAFGDYMISPMWAAGADLGYSTSKHEDDGKLAEDVYPGGGLTGKISSSFKVTSFGAHAKFFPPMTGSPIAPYLVAGVGMYNWKGEWSVPGQSQDESGTDFGFRGGAGANYSVNPVFGINAEADFRSIMTENESTNMFSVRAGVVFKLASK, from the coding sequence ATGCGATCCACGAAGTTCCCGCTCGTCGCCGCGCTGTCACTCGTCACGCTGCTGGCCGGCTCGTCGTATGCCGCCGGCTTCTCCGCCGGCATCGGCGCCGGCATCCACAAGTTCACGGGTGACGCCGGAGAAGGCATCAAGACGGGCATCGTCGTGCAGGCGTTCGGCGACTACATGATCAGCCCCATGTGGGCGGCCGGCGCCGACCTCGGCTACTCGACGAGCAAGCACGAGGACGACGGCAAGCTGGCCGAGGACGTCTACCCGGGCGGCGGGCTCACCGGCAAGATCTCGAGCAGCTTCAAGGTCACCTCCTTCGGCGCGCACGCGAAGTTCTTCCCGCCCATGACCGGCTCGCCCATCGCGCCGTATCTGGTCGCGGGCGTCGGGATGTACAACTGGAAGGGCGAATGGTCGGTCCCCGGCCAGTCCCAGGACGAGAGCGGCACCGACTTCGGCTTCCGCGGCGGCGCCGGCGCGAACTACTCGGTCAATCCGGTCTTCGGGATCAACGCCGAGGCCGATTTCCGCTCGATCATGACCGAGAACGAGTCCACGAACATGTTCTCGGTTCGCGCGGGGGTGGTCTTCAAGCTCGCGAGCAAGTGA
- a CDS encoding M24 family metallopeptidase — MATYLEQRRERAASAWGLTDEVILVGAGEPVPIPGGQDQTYPFLAHAEFVWLSDHEAAGAVTAFDPRSGWVDFVPTVTEAERVWEGKEQTPGTPLSELPGWLAARRGRPVVNLGASLPCAGAGGSRGDELRAALSHARRPKDDVEMARLRRAATATAAGYEAALATIREGVTERAVQVEMEAAFFRAGGDRTAYGSIVGFGSNAAVLHFEPGTRVARQGDVVLIDAGAEVERYACDITRTYRVGGWDGFARDLYQMLLEVQVRLVDACRAGVEWRELHLNSALGIAAGLAKLGILTGSAEGLVEQDAHALFYPHGLGHLVGLGVRDASGYLPGRTRSTRPGLSMLRTDLPLQPGYVITVEPGVYFIRALLTSPAHRAKHARSVAWERVDGLLDFGGIRIEDNVHVTNGAPEVLTSAVPKSL; from the coding sequence ATGGCGACCTATCTCGAGCAGCGACGCGAACGGGCGGCGTCCGCCTGGGGGCTCACGGACGAAGTGATCCTCGTCGGCGCGGGCGAGCCCGTGCCGATCCCCGGCGGCCAGGACCAGACCTATCCCTTCCTCGCCCACGCGGAGTTCGTATGGCTTTCCGACCACGAGGCGGCCGGCGCCGTGACGGCCTTCGATCCGCGCTCCGGGTGGGTGGACTTCGTGCCCACGGTGACCGAGGCCGAGCGCGTGTGGGAGGGCAAGGAGCAGACGCCCGGAACGCCGCTTTCCGAGCTTCCCGGCTGGCTGGCCGCGCGCCGCGGCCGTCCGGTCGTGAACCTCGGCGCTTCCCTGCCGTGCGCCGGCGCGGGCGGCTCGCGCGGCGACGAACTGCGCGCCGCGCTCTCGCACGCGCGCCGACCCAAGGACGACGTCGAGATGGCGCGCCTGCGGCGCGCGGCGACGGCGACGGCCGCCGGCTACGAAGCCGCGCTCGCGACGATCCGCGAAGGCGTCACCGAGCGGGCCGTGCAGGTCGAGATGGAGGCGGCGTTCTTCCGCGCCGGCGGCGACCGTACGGCGTACGGCAGCATCGTCGGCTTCGGTTCCAACGCCGCGGTGCTGCACTTCGAACCGGGCACGCGCGTCGCCCGGCAGGGCGATGTCGTGCTGATCGACGCGGGCGCCGAAGTGGAGCGCTACGCGTGCGACATCACGCGCACCTACCGCGTCGGCGGCTGGGACGGATTCGCGCGCGACCTTTACCAGATGCTGCTCGAGGTCCAGGTGCGGCTCGTGGACGCCTGCCGCGCCGGCGTCGAGTGGCGCGAGCTGCACCTGAACTCGGCGCTCGGCATCGCCGCAGGCCTCGCGAAGCTGGGAATCCTCACCGGCAGCGCCGAAGGGCTGGTCGAGCAGGACGCGCACGCGCTCTTTTACCCGCACGGCCTCGGGCACCTGGTCGGTCTGGGGGTGCGCGACGCGAGCGGCTACCTGCCCGGGCGCACGCGCAGCACGCGGCCCGGCCTGTCGATGCTGCGCACCGACCTGCCGCTGCAGCCGGGCTACGTGATCACGGTCGAGCCCGGCGTCTACTTCATCCGCGCCCTGCTCACCTCGCCGGCGCACCGCGCGAAGCACGCCCGCAGCGTGGCCTGGGAGCGCGTGGACGGGTTGCTCGACTTTGGCGGCATCCGCATCGAGGACAACGTTCACGTCACGAACGGCGCCCCGGAGGTGCTCACTTCGGCGGTCCCCAAGTCGCTCTGA
- a CDS encoding AbgT family transporter yields MNSESAPAAAPRRRFSPLDAIERIGNRLPHPATLFVLFAVVTLLASWLAAKLGVQVANPKDGSVIAAVNLLDREGIRRTFVDAVRNFTGFAPLGTVLVAMLGIGIAEGTGLIGVTLRALVLSVPRRWLTLTLMFAAVNGAMAADAGIIVLPPIAAMLFAASGRHPLAGIAAAFAGVAGGFGACVLPTSLDVLLSGFSQAALDASRLLPGYHVQILGNWYFMAAASPLLAIVGTVITEKLIEPRLGPWRSEAPQELAALSGEERRGLAFALAALAGTAALALVLTLPAGAPLREAAGASTIERIRPFLDSMVVWVLLLFFVPGLAYGIATRRVRNDHDVAKITTDTMASMGAYIVLAFVAAQFLNYFSRSNLGAIIAVNGANLLKGFGLEGAPLIFGLVALAAGINLFLTSSSALWGIMGPIFVPMFVLLGLTPEATQAIYRIGESSTNIVTPLMVYMPFILSYMNRYDEKAGTGTVISLMVPYTIAFLIAWTLLMLCFHAFGWPIGPGVGITLPR; encoded by the coding sequence ATGAACTCCGAGAGCGCCCCCGCCGCAGCGCCGCGCCGCCGGTTCTCGCCCCTCGACGCCATCGAGCGCATCGGGAACCGGCTGCCGCACCCCGCCACACTGTTCGTGCTGTTCGCGGTCGTGACGCTCCTCGCTTCGTGGCTTGCGGCGAAGCTCGGCGTGCAGGTGGCGAACCCCAAGGACGGCTCGGTCATCGCCGCGGTCAACCTGCTCGATCGCGAGGGCATCCGGCGCACGTTCGTGGACGCCGTGCGCAACTTCACCGGCTTCGCCCCGCTCGGAACGGTGCTCGTGGCGATGCTCGGGATCGGGATCGCCGAGGGCACGGGCCTCATCGGCGTCACGTTGCGCGCGCTGGTCCTGAGCGTGCCGCGCCGCTGGCTGACGCTGACCCTGATGTTCGCGGCGGTCAACGGGGCGATGGCGGCCGACGCCGGCATCATCGTCCTGCCGCCGATCGCGGCCATGCTGTTCGCGGCCTCGGGACGCCATCCGCTGGCGGGCATCGCCGCGGCCTTCGCCGGGGTGGCGGGCGGCTTCGGCGCCTGCGTGCTGCCGACGTCGCTGGACGTGCTGCTGTCGGGCTTCTCGCAGGCCGCCCTCGACGCCTCCCGGCTGCTGCCGGGCTACCACGTCCAGATTCTCGGCAACTGGTACTTCATGGCCGCGGCGTCGCCGCTGCTCGCGATCGTCGGCACCGTCATCACCGAAAAGCTGATCGAGCCGCGCCTGGGCCCGTGGCGCTCGGAGGCTCCGCAGGAACTGGCGGCGTTGTCCGGCGAGGAGCGGCGCGGCCTCGCCTTCGCGCTGGCGGCGCTCGCCGGCACCGCCGCGCTGGCGCTGGTGCTCACCCTGCCGGCGGGGGCGCCCCTGCGCGAAGCCGCCGGCGCCAGCACGATCGAGCGCATCCGGCCGTTCCTCGATTCGATGGTGGTCTGGGTGCTGCTGCTGTTCTTCGTTCCGGGGCTCGCCTACGGCATTGCGACGCGCCGGGTGCGCAACGACCACGACGTGGCGAAGATCACGACCGACACGATGGCCTCGATGGGCGCGTACATCGTGCTCGCCTTCGTCGCCGCGCAGTTCCTGAACTACTTCTCGCGTTCGAATCTCGGGGCGATCATCGCCGTGAACGGCGCGAACCTGCTCAAGGGGTTCGGACTCGAGGGCGCACCGCTCATCTTCGGGCTGGTCGCGCTGGCCGCGGGGATCAACCTGTTCCTCACGTCCTCGTCGGCGCTGTGGGGAATCATGGGACCGATCTTCGTGCCGATGTTCGTCCTGCTCGGCCTGACGCCCGAGGCGACGCAGGCGATCTATCGCATCGGCGAGTCGAGCACCAACATCGTCACCCCGCTGATGGTCTACATGCCGTTCATCCTGTCGTACATGAACCGCTACGACGAGAAGGCGGGCACGGGCACGGTCATCTCGCTGATGGTGCCGTACACGATCGCCTTCCTGATCGCCTGGACGCTGCTGATGCTGTGCTTCCACGCGTTCGGCTGGCCGATCGGGCCCGGCGTGGGAATCACGCTGCCCCGCTGA